One Epinephelus fuscoguttatus linkage group LG10, E.fuscoguttatus.final_Chr_v1 genomic window carries:
- the si:zfos-943e10.1 gene encoding GRAM domain-containing protein 2B isoform X4 has product MPTVSRYMSFRSSKRFKLTSSYPVDSSGGGLPAKVKKSRSSLSNGSIKKAESRKALSLEAAQLEIQQQHKTLTRQVAVRSQTFDVDSGSFERTEGTGTQSSFIKHNKTFHKLFPDIPENEDLIHAYICALQKEVPYHGRLYVTDTHACFYSSVLLKDTKLVIPVSCILIVKKQNTALLVPNALSVRTTEGEKFLFVSLRNRESCYQLLRSVCPQIEDGSTNSSPVFSSAENSFDKSKLVNSSQSSLDESFDQFDGSESQSLQDQPLHRPHREAVPNGNGPTFRSLHMQQSDSSSSEELSVSGSGGSWVWNVTEKAKSVLVQREASTLNTLLFIYLILVVLLLLSSGYIGLRIVALEEQLTSLGALPEFTLQSGYQDT; this is encoded by the exons ATGCCTACTGTCAGTAGGTATATGAGTTTCCGTTCATCAAAGCGATTTAAATTGACCAG CAGCTACCCAGTAGACAGCAGTGGTGGCGGGCTGCCAGCTAAAGTGAAGAAAAGTAGGAGCAGCTTAAGCAATGGCAGCATCAAGAAGGCGGAGAGCAGGAAAGCCTTGAGCTTGGAAGCAGCCCAGCTCGAGATCCAGCAACAGCACAAAACCCTCACCAGACAAGTAGCCGTCAG GTCGCAGACATTTGATGTTGACAGCGGAAGCTTTGAGAGGACGGAGGGCACTGGCACACAAAGT AGTTTCATAAAGCACAACAAGACATTCCACAAGTTGTTTCCAGACATTCCTGAGAATGAAGACTTGATACATG CATACATCTGTGCCCTGCAGAAGGAAGTGCCCTACCACGGTCGACTGTATGTCACTGACACCCATGCCTGTTTCTACTCCTCAGTTCTGCTCAAAGACACTAAG TTAGTTATTCCAGTTTCCTGCATCCTCATAGTGAAGAAACAGAACACAGCTTTACTGGTACCCAACGCCTTGTCGGTCCGCACtacagaaggagagaag TTCCTGTTTGTGTCGCTGCGGAACAGAGAATCATGTTATCAGCTGCTGCGTTCAGTATGTCCTCAGATAGAG GATGGCAGCACAAACAGTAGCCCTGTCTTCTCCTCAGCTGAGAACAGCTTCGATAAGAGCAAACTCGTG AACTCCAGCCAGTCCAGTCTGGACGAAAGCTTCGACCAATTTGATGGCTCCGAGTCACAGTCTTTACAGGACCAGCCTCTGCACAGACCACACAGAG aGGCAGTGCCTAATGGGAATGGCCCGACTTTCAGGAGCCTTCACATGCAGCAGAGTGATAGTTCGTCCTCAGAGGAGCTGTCAGTGTCAG GATCAGGTGGATCGTGGGTATGGAACGTGACAGAAAAGGCCAAGTCCGTGCTGGTTCAGAGAGAGGCCAGCACCCTCAATACTCTACTCTTTATTTACTTGATTTT ggttgtgctgctgctgctgtcatctgGCTACATTGGTTTACGTATCGTGGCCCTGGAGGAACAGCTGACATCCCTCGGGGCGCTGCCTGAGTTCACCTTACAGAGCGG GTACCAAGACACATAA
- the si:zfos-943e10.1 gene encoding GRAM domain-containing protein 2B isoform X5: MPTVSRYMSFRSSKRFKLTSYPVDSSGGGLPAKVKKSRSSLSNGSIKKAESRKALSLEAAQLEIQQQHKTLTRQVAVRSQTFDVDSGSFERTEGTGTQSSFIKHNKTFHKLFPDIPENEDLIHAYICALQKEVPYHGRLYVTDTHACFYSSVLLKDTKLVIPVSCILIVKKQNTALLVPNALSVRTTEGEKFLFVSLRNRESCYQLLRSVCPQIEDGSTNSSPVFSSAENSFDKSKLVNSSQSSLDESFDQFDGSESQSLQDQPLHRPHREAVPNGNGPTFRSLHMQQSDSSSSEELSVSGSGGSWVWNVTEKAKSVLVQREASTLNTLLFIYLILVVLLLLSSGYIGLRIVALEEQLTSLGALPEFTLQSGYQDT, encoded by the exons ATGCCTACTGTCAGTAGGTATATGAGTTTCCGTTCATCAAAGCGATTTAAATTGACCAG CTACCCAGTAGACAGCAGTGGTGGCGGGCTGCCAGCTAAAGTGAAGAAAAGTAGGAGCAGCTTAAGCAATGGCAGCATCAAGAAGGCGGAGAGCAGGAAAGCCTTGAGCTTGGAAGCAGCCCAGCTCGAGATCCAGCAACAGCACAAAACCCTCACCAGACAAGTAGCCGTCAG GTCGCAGACATTTGATGTTGACAGCGGAAGCTTTGAGAGGACGGAGGGCACTGGCACACAAAGT AGTTTCATAAAGCACAACAAGACATTCCACAAGTTGTTTCCAGACATTCCTGAGAATGAAGACTTGATACATG CATACATCTGTGCCCTGCAGAAGGAAGTGCCCTACCACGGTCGACTGTATGTCACTGACACCCATGCCTGTTTCTACTCCTCAGTTCTGCTCAAAGACACTAAG TTAGTTATTCCAGTTTCCTGCATCCTCATAGTGAAGAAACAGAACACAGCTTTACTGGTACCCAACGCCTTGTCGGTCCGCACtacagaaggagagaag TTCCTGTTTGTGTCGCTGCGGAACAGAGAATCATGTTATCAGCTGCTGCGTTCAGTATGTCCTCAGATAGAG GATGGCAGCACAAACAGTAGCCCTGTCTTCTCCTCAGCTGAGAACAGCTTCGATAAGAGCAAACTCGTG AACTCCAGCCAGTCCAGTCTGGACGAAAGCTTCGACCAATTTGATGGCTCCGAGTCACAGTCTTTACAGGACCAGCCTCTGCACAGACCACACAGAG aGGCAGTGCCTAATGGGAATGGCCCGACTTTCAGGAGCCTTCACATGCAGCAGAGTGATAGTTCGTCCTCAGAGGAGCTGTCAGTGTCAG GATCAGGTGGATCGTGGGTATGGAACGTGACAGAAAAGGCCAAGTCCGTGCTGGTTCAGAGAGAGGCCAGCACCCTCAATACTCTACTCTTTATTTACTTGATTTT ggttgtgctgctgctgctgtcatctgGCTACATTGGTTTACGTATCGTGGCCCTGGAGGAACAGCTGACATCCCTCGGGGCGCTGCCTGAGTTCACCTTACAGAGCGG GTACCAAGACACATAA
- the si:zfos-943e10.1 gene encoding GRAM domain-containing protein 2B isoform X3: MERGKGLSNQHGAVAESQAAEDPGRSYPVDSSGGGLPAKVKKSRSSLSNGSIKKAESRKALSLEAAQLEIQQQHKTLTRQVAVRSQTFDVDSGSFERTEGTGTQSSFIKHNKTFHKLFPDIPENEDLIHAYICALQKEVPYHGRLYVTDTHACFYSSVLLKDTKLVIPVSCILIVKKQNTALLVPNALSVRTTEGEKFLFVSLRNRESCYQLLRSVCPQIEDGSTNSSPVFSSAENSFDKSKLVNSSQSSLDESFDQFDGSESQSLQDQPLHRPHREAVPNGNGPTFRSLHMQQSDSSSSEELSVSGSGGSWVWNVTEKAKSVLVQREASTLNTLLFIYLILVVLLLLSSGYIGLRIVALEEQLTSLGALPEFTLQSGYQDT; the protein is encoded by the exons CAGCTACCCAGTAGACAGCAGTGGTGGCGGGCTGCCAGCTAAAGTGAAGAAAAGTAGGAGCAGCTTAAGCAATGGCAGCATCAAGAAGGCGGAGAGCAGGAAAGCCTTGAGCTTGGAAGCAGCCCAGCTCGAGATCCAGCAACAGCACAAAACCCTCACCAGACAAGTAGCCGTCAG GTCGCAGACATTTGATGTTGACAGCGGAAGCTTTGAGAGGACGGAGGGCACTGGCACACAAAGT AGTTTCATAAAGCACAACAAGACATTCCACAAGTTGTTTCCAGACATTCCTGAGAATGAAGACTTGATACATG CATACATCTGTGCCCTGCAGAAGGAAGTGCCCTACCACGGTCGACTGTATGTCACTGACACCCATGCCTGTTTCTACTCCTCAGTTCTGCTCAAAGACACTAAG TTAGTTATTCCAGTTTCCTGCATCCTCATAGTGAAGAAACAGAACACAGCTTTACTGGTACCCAACGCCTTGTCGGTCCGCACtacagaaggagagaag TTCCTGTTTGTGTCGCTGCGGAACAGAGAATCATGTTATCAGCTGCTGCGTTCAGTATGTCCTCAGATAGAG GATGGCAGCACAAACAGTAGCCCTGTCTTCTCCTCAGCTGAGAACAGCTTCGATAAGAGCAAACTCGTG AACTCCAGCCAGTCCAGTCTGGACGAAAGCTTCGACCAATTTGATGGCTCCGAGTCACAGTCTTTACAGGACCAGCCTCTGCACAGACCACACAGAG aGGCAGTGCCTAATGGGAATGGCCCGACTTTCAGGAGCCTTCACATGCAGCAGAGTGATAGTTCGTCCTCAGAGGAGCTGTCAGTGTCAG GATCAGGTGGATCGTGGGTATGGAACGTGACAGAAAAGGCCAAGTCCGTGCTGGTTCAGAGAGAGGCCAGCACCCTCAATACTCTACTCTTTATTTACTTGATTTT ggttgtgctgctgctgctgtcatctgGCTACATTGGTTTACGTATCGTGGCCCTGGAGGAACAGCTGACATCCCTCGGGGCGCTGCCTGAGTTCACCTTACAGAGCGG GTACCAAGACACATAA
- the si:zfos-943e10.1 gene encoding GRAM domain-containing protein 2B isoform X1: MLENKRERLKTFLRKIDEKAIVRIKHFMKESSYPVDSSGGGLPAKVKKSRSSLSNGSIKKAESRKALSLEAAQLEIQQQHKTLTRQVAVRSQTFDVDSGSFERTEGTGTQSSFIKHNKTFHKLFPDIPENEDLIHAYICALQKEVPYHGRLYVTDTHACFYSSVLLKDTKLVIPVSCILIVKKQNTALLVPNALSVRTTEGEKFLFVSLRNRESCYQLLRSVCPQIEDGSTNSSPVFSSAENSFDKSKLVNSSQSSLDESFDQFDGSESQSLQDQPLHRPHREAVPNGNGPTFRSLHMQQSDSSSSEELSVSGSGGSWVWNVTEKAKSVLVQREASTLNTLLFIYLILVVLLLLSSGYIGLRIVALEEQLTSLGALPEFTLQSGYQDT; encoded by the exons CAGCTACCCAGTAGACAGCAGTGGTGGCGGGCTGCCAGCTAAAGTGAAGAAAAGTAGGAGCAGCTTAAGCAATGGCAGCATCAAGAAGGCGGAGAGCAGGAAAGCCTTGAGCTTGGAAGCAGCCCAGCTCGAGATCCAGCAACAGCACAAAACCCTCACCAGACAAGTAGCCGTCAG GTCGCAGACATTTGATGTTGACAGCGGAAGCTTTGAGAGGACGGAGGGCACTGGCACACAAAGT AGTTTCATAAAGCACAACAAGACATTCCACAAGTTGTTTCCAGACATTCCTGAGAATGAAGACTTGATACATG CATACATCTGTGCCCTGCAGAAGGAAGTGCCCTACCACGGTCGACTGTATGTCACTGACACCCATGCCTGTTTCTACTCCTCAGTTCTGCTCAAAGACACTAAG TTAGTTATTCCAGTTTCCTGCATCCTCATAGTGAAGAAACAGAACACAGCTTTACTGGTACCCAACGCCTTGTCGGTCCGCACtacagaaggagagaag TTCCTGTTTGTGTCGCTGCGGAACAGAGAATCATGTTATCAGCTGCTGCGTTCAGTATGTCCTCAGATAGAG GATGGCAGCACAAACAGTAGCCCTGTCTTCTCCTCAGCTGAGAACAGCTTCGATAAGAGCAAACTCGTG AACTCCAGCCAGTCCAGTCTGGACGAAAGCTTCGACCAATTTGATGGCTCCGAGTCACAGTCTTTACAGGACCAGCCTCTGCACAGACCACACAGAG aGGCAGTGCCTAATGGGAATGGCCCGACTTTCAGGAGCCTTCACATGCAGCAGAGTGATAGTTCGTCCTCAGAGGAGCTGTCAGTGTCAG GATCAGGTGGATCGTGGGTATGGAACGTGACAGAAAAGGCCAAGTCCGTGCTGGTTCAGAGAGAGGCCAGCACCCTCAATACTCTACTCTTTATTTACTTGATTTT ggttgtgctgctgctgctgtcatctgGCTACATTGGTTTACGTATCGTGGCCCTGGAGGAACAGCTGACATCCCTCGGGGCGCTGCCTGAGTTCACCTTACAGAGCGG GTACCAAGACACATAA
- the si:zfos-943e10.1 gene encoding GRAM domain-containing protein 2B isoform X2, with protein sequence MLENKRERLKTFLRKIDEKAIVRIKHFMKESYPVDSSGGGLPAKVKKSRSSLSNGSIKKAESRKALSLEAAQLEIQQQHKTLTRQVAVRSQTFDVDSGSFERTEGTGTQSSFIKHNKTFHKLFPDIPENEDLIHAYICALQKEVPYHGRLYVTDTHACFYSSVLLKDTKLVIPVSCILIVKKQNTALLVPNALSVRTTEGEKFLFVSLRNRESCYQLLRSVCPQIEDGSTNSSPVFSSAENSFDKSKLVNSSQSSLDESFDQFDGSESQSLQDQPLHRPHREAVPNGNGPTFRSLHMQQSDSSSSEELSVSGSGGSWVWNVTEKAKSVLVQREASTLNTLLFIYLILVVLLLLSSGYIGLRIVALEEQLTSLGALPEFTLQSGYQDT encoded by the exons CTACCCAGTAGACAGCAGTGGTGGCGGGCTGCCAGCTAAAGTGAAGAAAAGTAGGAGCAGCTTAAGCAATGGCAGCATCAAGAAGGCGGAGAGCAGGAAAGCCTTGAGCTTGGAAGCAGCCCAGCTCGAGATCCAGCAACAGCACAAAACCCTCACCAGACAAGTAGCCGTCAG GTCGCAGACATTTGATGTTGACAGCGGAAGCTTTGAGAGGACGGAGGGCACTGGCACACAAAGT AGTTTCATAAAGCACAACAAGACATTCCACAAGTTGTTTCCAGACATTCCTGAGAATGAAGACTTGATACATG CATACATCTGTGCCCTGCAGAAGGAAGTGCCCTACCACGGTCGACTGTATGTCACTGACACCCATGCCTGTTTCTACTCCTCAGTTCTGCTCAAAGACACTAAG TTAGTTATTCCAGTTTCCTGCATCCTCATAGTGAAGAAACAGAACACAGCTTTACTGGTACCCAACGCCTTGTCGGTCCGCACtacagaaggagagaag TTCCTGTTTGTGTCGCTGCGGAACAGAGAATCATGTTATCAGCTGCTGCGTTCAGTATGTCCTCAGATAGAG GATGGCAGCACAAACAGTAGCCCTGTCTTCTCCTCAGCTGAGAACAGCTTCGATAAGAGCAAACTCGTG AACTCCAGCCAGTCCAGTCTGGACGAAAGCTTCGACCAATTTGATGGCTCCGAGTCACAGTCTTTACAGGACCAGCCTCTGCACAGACCACACAGAG aGGCAGTGCCTAATGGGAATGGCCCGACTTTCAGGAGCCTTCACATGCAGCAGAGTGATAGTTCGTCCTCAGAGGAGCTGTCAGTGTCAG GATCAGGTGGATCGTGGGTATGGAACGTGACAGAAAAGGCCAAGTCCGTGCTGGTTCAGAGAGAGGCCAGCACCCTCAATACTCTACTCTTTATTTACTTGATTTT ggttgtgctgctgctgctgtcatctgGCTACATTGGTTTACGTATCGTGGCCCTGGAGGAACAGCTGACATCCCTCGGGGCGCTGCCTGAGTTCACCTTACAGAGCGG GTACCAAGACACATAA